Within the Helicoverpa armigera isolate CAAS_96S chromosome 8, ASM3070526v1, whole genome shotgun sequence genome, the region GAAGGAGAACAATTTCAAAGAACGAAATATGCCATTTAATAGAATTCCAATCCAGGTTGAGTAAGAAAACTATGAACAAAACGCCTGAAACGGAAGGAAACTTAATTCACagacctacatattttgtagtctatagaaaaaatacttaattacaaaaatattcattataatGAAAAGATATCAAAATAATCTGTAGATAAATGAACCTATAAAATAGGACGCATACATCGTAGAACCTTGGTAACTTAATTATAAACTGAAATGGACATTATTATCTAAATCATAAACATGAATGACAAACAACCTTCTTCGAACCTTGgcaattaataatgttaatattcaTAGGTTTGATAATTAGTCTGCTCCCTTCATGCACCGTCTTATTAATCAAAAAGATCTTATTGAATCCTATAGCATCATTAACTTGACTGTATTCACTAATTAAATTCCACATTCAAATTAGAGATTAATTATactcctaaataaaaatattaaatacaccCAATAACCGTCATTCCTAACATATTATGTGAACTTAAGGCTGTTCCGTATATTCTTAATATTCTTTCgttaatattctatctatctcttGTTACTGACGTTAGGAATTTGAAATTACTTGTATGGgactaatatcaaaattctatctctattcAGCAAaccaacagatagatagaagaatattgggaacggccgtaagTATACATAATGGCATACAAATTGAGGCATCTTGAAGTAGCCTTGATATAAAATGACTGAATTAACTTACTTGATCTTTGACTGCCTCATGAACTGTTGAATCTTCCTTGCAGCCTGATTCTGACGCCTCTGTGAGTATGTCCTCctgttaaaacaaatattgagtTAATTTATAATCAATATGTTACGCTTACTACACATAGGCAGGcaggataggcagtcgcttcttgtaaagcactggtactcagctgaatccggttagactggaagccgaccccaacgtagttgcgaacaagactcggaggatggatgatgtTATGCTTACTACATAGAGACAGGGATTTGTCTTTACTCGTATGGGGCTAACgttaaaattctatctctagtaagtaaatcaacacatagatataatattggatctctgttttttaattaaatacaccCACTTCACTACTGTTTAATTGAGACCTATACAAGTAAggtagttttcattaaaaatcagTATTTAAACATCCTTGActactaaacaaacaaactggaTCTAGCCAGACCAAACCGGCTAGCTTTATAATTAGTACCCcttaaaatgttcttttttaactaaacaaaaatattccataTACGACTAACACAGAAGTGTACTTACTTGATAGGTGTGGTAGCCATCCTGCGAGCACGCATGGCGCGGTAGCCGCGCTGTATCACCGTCGCCGCCGCGTGCATTTGTTTCAAGTACGCAAACTGtacgaaaaaaaacaattttatacacaTGGACAAAACTAGATCCACAATGCAGTGGCGTTTCTTCCCCTTATCCCACAACACTAATAAATACTCCCACTTTAAACTCTCTTTATGTTTTTCGAGTAATACATCAGGAATTTTATATACTCCATTACGTACTACCCCTATGTACTAAAGTATGTACCTCCCTTACAGACTCCCTTATGTGCTAGAACATATTACCTATAGTGCAAAAGCATTTGCGCATTTGcccactctctattccttccgCAATCAGAAAGAGATCAGGACTGACATtcacgtgctctccgatgcaggAACATTGATTATGCCAATAATAGAGACCTATACatgtaataaaatagataatacAGACCTGTTTGTATCTCCTATAGCAGTTCTGTATGGTGATGGCAGCGGCGGCAGCTCTTCGCTGCAGCTGCCTGCCGCGGTACTGACGGTATGCCTTCTGAATCGTGATGGCTGCTGAGTAGAGCTCCCGTTGTTCACGATCTGGAAAAGTATAGAGGTTAGGAACGTGGATAAAGACTATGGGTGTGAAAATATGCAAAAGGACTTAAAATCTTTATGATAAGTGCTGGGTTCAAATactagaaataattattcatctaaaaatcattaatcagtacaaataaaactgaattcAGCACCTGCTTAGCAAAAATGAAATTCCAGTATATTTGTCTCTACTGTTTTCTTCTTATCGCTTACTTTACATCTTATTTTAGAGAATCTATAAGGATACCCTGGAGGCTGCCAACACAAAGttctaatattttcataaaacaaaaccaacaataattaaaatctacTCACCATTCAAAGTAAGATTAGAGAAATGCGTGGTAGCATTCAGAAACTCTTGCAGCGTCGCAGACGGGGTTGTACATAGTGGTGGGTGGGATAATGCTGAGCGTGGTGACGGTGGTGGTGGTGATAACGCAGCTGACCCCGGGGATACGGAGCCTGACGAACACGGAGTTGAAGCTCCACAGTACCTGGGCAAAGGAGATAATGGTGAATTAGTAATTGATCTTGTAAAAGTTGATAATCTAATAAAAGTTTAGTTTGAAATCAATGAAGAATGTTATGATGGCAATGAAGTTTATCTTTTGTAATTGGATGACATTATTTAGATCTGTGTTACGGAATCAGGTTCAGTAATTGACATTACGATTGCACTGTAAAGATACATcagtaagtataaaaatatgatcattGGTTGTGTTTGGTTCCGTAATATAGATCTTGGCGTCTGAAATCAAAAAATGATGTGAATGCGTTGTGTGTGATGACTCgttctttaaaaataagcaGTCTATATTACTTAAACCTAAAATGTTAAGTGTATGTACAAGACAAATgaaggaagaagaaaaaaatgagtGCTCAAAATACAATGAAACCCAACCTATGTAAGTTGTAGGAGAACTCGAAGCTAACGTTGCTGTAGCGTTGATCCGGGGGAAGAAAGAAGTAAAAACGAAAATAGAAACGACAGTTGGATTGATTGAAAGTTAGAAGGTGTACAATGACAACATCAAGGAaagctaaaaacatttaaataaggtGTACCTGTATGTGTTGTCGCAGAACTCAAAAGTAAAGTCACTGTTGAAGGTGGTGGTATCATCTAGAAGTGGGACCATCAGTGTGTCTTCGCCGCCTCCGCTGCCGCTGTCCAGCCCGCACCCCGATAGCAGAGACGAGCTTTCGTTCTAGACAGAAATGAAACCACAGGTATATTAATGTTCCCATCAATATTTGCTTTACTAGTTCATTTTAATCAGTTCATAAAACTTGCGGTATGGTAGATCAAACACAATCAGAATGTTCGAAGTCTTGCCTACTATGTGAGACCACCCCAACATCACCTGCATTTCAAGGTAAAGTGCTTTTTCCACTTTCCGGAAATTGAAATTCTTCTATGATCTTTAAATCTACTAGGAGTATTGTGTATATCTGATTACCTTTATTCTTTCTGGCATGGCGGCTATGATTTGCTCCGCCAGCGTGAACACTCGGTCATCCTGCTCccctgaaaacatttttatgaagtGGAACCTTATAATAGTTAgcgaaaattaaatattactttgtCTGTCCTCAAGCGACGAAAGTTCATAAATTAATCGTCTTTGAGTCGtgtaaaaatcaaataatttgaataaatcgTTTCAAGACAAACATGATTTAACTTTGTAAAACAAACCATGACTAGTAAGATATTTCAAAGAAGTTTTTGTTAAGGTTCACTTACATCACATATTGTGTCCCAATTTATagcatagaaatatttttgtatcatcATCAATGATGAACTAAAATACTGAGTGTTTCAAACGGGTCGTCGTCATGGTATGTTCTACCTTATGCATTTTGCTTCTAATATGAAATATACACGACCTTTATCGTAAATCTACACACATATTATGTAGCCCacatcaaataatataataaacatgaagttattttcaaaacacTGTCTTTAAACATTCAAGTAGAATAAAGCAAGTTTGAACTTAAAAGAAATAAGTTGGGTTTCAATGTTTTGATTATAACCTCATGTAAACCACTAATGACGGAAATCGAGGTCTTACAacagaaaaacaaattaattaaagtataaaACATAACTGACTGAAatgtatagtaaataaaaatctggTTACTTTCACAAGATTAACATCACTAGTCATCCATGTAACcaggaaatattaaataacaaaacagttgATTCTCTATAATGATGGAAATTAACTATGGGTTAGTGACATTTTATTTGTGACATAAAAACAATTCTACATGGTATATGTACACATGTATACATGAAAAGTTAATAACTCAAAACTTTTGTCAAACATACATTTGACGATATTCCAAAGCAGGATCTAAATTAGAATGGACCTTCTAATGAACATGTGGAACTTATTaactaaaatgatttatcaACAATAAAGAAAGATAAAGGAAAAACAATAAAGTGTAATGAAAAACCAGTGCACGATAAAACTAATGCCAATTAACTTACCTTAAAAATGGCAATAGTAAATCTTCTACACATAAAAAGCGTCTAAATACTCATGCAAGCGTTTAGCATTCATGCAGTGTTGTATAAATTGTCACGTTTTTTTGAAACAAGTGTACTGACTGAACAACGTAGTCTTGTGTACTGAAATTGGAAGTAGAAGCCAATCGATTTGGTTGTGATACAGTGATAGTGGATAGACCAATACGAACCACTGAAAGCGACATCGAGGGACAACATCGAGTAAACTAAACCGAACTCTATTTATTTTGCACTAAGgtttcattttcatttgttttaaattacatatGTAATAAAAGctaattgaaattataaaactCGGTTTAGTTAAGGATACTACAGACAACAAACACTCAAGGGGAACTCCGCTCATATTGGAACACAAAGTACAGAAGAAACTACAAGTGGTCTACCGACATACAGTGTACAAGGACTACAGACTGGCGACAAAGGGAGAGACAAAGATATATAGACAACTTTTGTTAGAAGAAGAGGGAGGCAATGCAACTACTACATACACAACATCGACAGATAGGACGAGCGGAGTTATCGATGCTGCGACTCGAAATGGTATAGAACGTTTACGGATAGTAAAACAAATAGCCAATAGGGAGACAGGAAAGATAGCAATACTTGAAGAAGATTTGCTTGAAGCCAATTTGATTAATctcaacaataaaacaatttggaatagaaatgaaattaaaattggtCAAAAAAAATTTGGAAGCAGATTTTAAATTTCGATTCGTTCAATTTGCTACTGATTTGGGTGTTGATTATTTTACCAAAGGTACTGCTTCATCTACAGTCGAATTTGCAATTTGGATTTGATAGTTCCGCAGTCTATACCGTTTCTCTGCAGCGGGCACTGACctgcgggcggcgcgggcggcgacaGCGCCTCCACGTCGACGTCGGGGCTGCGCGGCCGCGGCGCCGTGCTGCCTGCGGAACCGGCGCAATACCTCCGCTACAGCTTACCGGTCAAACTGTGACTACTACACGTGCCAATGCGAACAAATCTAATTCGTAAATGACGTGCTGTATAAGCTTTTTGTTTTAACCCCTTATCTGAAAAGAAGGAAGGGAAGCTACGGACTAAATGTCTGAATCTACTTtgctattttctttttcatttctgTTTGCGattgtaatttcttttttaagatCTAAAAGTTCATTTTGTTTCATGATAAACTGTTTTGATTCGCCTCAATATGTATAGTtgttaaaaaacttaataactgTCATAAGCTCGCAGTGTAGAACTCACACGTTTGACCAGTTATATCGCCGAACAAACCATCACCGTTTAAGAAAAAGACCGAAACCCAAAACCAAGGTTAGGACCTTCAAATGTCATCAGCAGCCGTGCCGATATAAAATAACCAGCAAATGAAAAAGGAATCGACTATGAATGAGGCGAAGTGTTTCAAAGACTTACAGAGAGCCAGGTCCATACGTCTGCCGATCTTCGAGTCTCCCAGACTGTCTTCCGACGTATCCGAATCTAAAGGGAGTGACATGCTTCGTTCCCATCTGAAAATGTCAGGATTTTGGCGGATTAAAATTGATAGTttgtcatcatcctttcaatgACTGAAGATTAGATGAAcggttatattttaatgttgtgaAATCAAGAGTTGTTACTATTTTACACAATCATGCAGCAGACGGAAAATATTAGTCACATTCTACTTCAAACACGAAGATAAATGGAGGTATATTGTCACCTAGCAGAGGAACTGCTTTCTGATTTGTCTATAGCAGAGTTGGATCTGAAGGCGTCGGCCATGTTGATTCCTGAGTCTATTGACGGCCGCTTCACCAGGTTGCTCTCCAGACTACCAGCGCGACTCTTTTGGGATAAACTGGAAATAGATAACAATTGTGATTAGTATATTTGCTTTACATACATGATCTTGGCGATTTAAAATCAGGTGAATAAGAATCGAATATTGCATTTAGCATTTTACCATATGCGTTTATATCACAGCCATAAATGTGTCTGTTTGTGGTATTTTTCTCTATCCTCTCTCTAAAATCACCCTACTAGCGCTTTTACGCCGGCAAATTTTGGTCGAACGTACCTACCAAAACTGAGCCTATAGGGAGATACATATACGCTATCGTTCTCGTCATCTTTATACAGGTAGAGCTGTCAGTTATTTGATATATGATGTCGTTCGGAAAAATCTACCGggaaatccgctagtgtgaaaacgctgaATTCACGATTATGCTTACATGGGTTATCATTTTCAGTCTTACCTGTGCGGCCTCAAGAACACTCCGTCCTTAGCAGGCGGGTGTATCCTGTCCAGCAGAGCAGCAAGCCTGGCGTGCCCCGCGCGTCGTGCAGCATgagccgcgccgcgcgcgcccGCCTCGCGGCGCGTGCCGGCCGCCCAGCGCGCCAGCACCACGGCTGTCTCCACGTGCCCGGCTGCACTCGCTACCATCTGTAAGAAGTTGGGAGATTGTTTAGAGCATCCGCATAGCTCAGAATTTTAGCCAACTGACAgtttatttgggctcataatctttgttgtacattttttttatttagtgaatAAAAATCATGGTTGATAAACGACAATTTTCTTCTATCTTTTAATACACATACGTAGCTGGGCTTGcatgtaattaattatagcaCAACCAAACGCAGCTCTACTTGCCTATCCAGTGCAAATTAACTGATTCTACTTTCACAAAACACAGCTAAATCAATGCAATGAAATTGCAAAATTGCAAAATCTGGACAATCGTAAGTTGTATTAAACAACTAATATTAGATACTGGTTTTTTATAGTAAATTCAGTTTCAAATTCGTTCAGTACTTTCAGTGActataatatacaaacaaacagtatAAAAATACATGCAGACAGATCcaatgtaagtaggtagagGTACGTAATAGAACTTACCAACGGCGTACAATTCTCACTATCCCTCGCACCCAAATTGACTTCCTTCTCCAACGCGAGACTCGTATCATCCTGCCTCCACCTGAGCAGCACTGTGGTTAGCTTGGTATATCCTAATGCAGCAGCCAAGTGCAGGATAGTGGAACTGTCCTCATTGGGCTCCGTGGTGAAGCCCTCAGAAGTTCCAGTCGAACGGTTGCTTAGGGACCGGCAGAAGGAGACCAGACGCTCTTCAAATTTTGGGTTCGAGTATAGCTGTACATCTTCAATCTGAAATTTTAAAGGAGACCTTTTAATTACGGGCTAAAAAACTTCATCACATAACAAGTTTTGTCACAAAAGCCTTAACATATTATGCCGAGGTTAACTCCAATTTAGCATTAGAAACTGACATCACCAAAGTCActattaattttactattttcttCTTACTCAcaatttcatcatcatatttCCTTCTGCTGTGGTTGGATCAAAAGAAACtgtgtaattttaaataagaaccAAGATTCCTATCCTATGATATTCAGGACCACATTTGACCAAAAAGCGGCTTTAAggctaaatattatatttgcaaaattacCTGGCTATTATCATCAGCTGGCTCAATCTTCATTTGCAATCGCCCCTGCAACCGCTGCAAGCGCTGCAGCAGCGAAAACCGTCTTAAATCCAGCGACGGAAGCGGTGCGGACGCGGGTGATGATGGCGCGGGAGCCGGGTTCGGCTTGTACTCGAATACTACTGTGTCTGATACCACTCGACCCCCTCGGGCTACTTGTAATGCAGCTAGACCTGCCTCATGAGCTGGAATTGGAAACAATATATAGGTCAgagatacataataatttaatgtacaGAATTTGTCATACTGATCAtgaaatttcatttttatatatatttcctGGCAAAACAGTCGGCTAtatgataacaaaataataacaataaagaaaaaaaagaaaaggtgTATACAGagtcaaaaaaagaaaacaaataaaggaCAATTGAGCTCACCTGGGCAGTAACACCTCAAAAGTCCATTCTGCACTAATATCGACGGCACCGGGAAGTTATCAAATAGCACAGTGTACTGATCCGATGTGTCTGTCCAGGGTCCAGCCACCAGAACCTTCGCTCCACCCTCAGGATACGCCCATTCAGGAGAATAATCCGTGATATTTAGAGTCCCTTCCCCATTACTGTCTGTCTGCATCTTCGTCTCATTACTATCTTCGGCTACAGGAGACTTTGACTCACAAAGTGGCTGGAAATTAAGAAAAAAGGACTGCTTTTAGGGTTGATTACATCTGTCAATTTACTCAGTTCTGGTTATATTACAAACATGTAAAGCAAAAAACGGAAAGTTTTCAATATTCATTGTTCTTCAAAAGAATAGgtaattgtaaattatattgttaaagtaaagtaataatgtcaaaaaaaaaactaagcaaTTTTGTTAGcgtttaaataaagtaaaataaaattagcgaTACCTTGCCAAATGGTTTCCGACTCACCACAGGATTTGTCGAAATTGCATTGGGATCTAACACTTCCAATTCAGGAAAGTCCCCTAACATATCAAAAGCGTCCAGATTCACAAACACATTATCATCGACTCCTGTGGCGGGGGAAGCCACGACCTCACAACTGTCTATAAAGTCCATCGTATCTATGCCAGACACCATCACATTAGCCGTGTCGGTATGCCTCACACCGTTCCTGTCCAACTCACAAGTAGGCATGTTAGCCGACAATGTCTTCTGAATATCTTCGTG harbors:
- the Camta gene encoding calmodulin-binding transcription activator 1 isoform X10; amino-acid sequence: MLLYSRKKVRYRRDGYCWKKRKDGKTTREDHMKLKVQGTECIYGCYVHSAILPTFHRRCYWLLQNPDIVLVHYLNVPYPDDNKLATVAPSLALWADKKEWTKDELVCQLKPMFFSEDDPDHNNDLEISTSETVEVIVTQLMEKQRAARAAALARQLECGCPDSTCNDSRNCAHPMRRVQAAKPPPSDHQVSSTTGPSPRPMSHPPRQYTRDHRPAQQSASPLLLSLGQIQGGGGLLILNGTSNGTQQNSSLVSPLSVTSFVCEEPRDRYRQQYKPTFVLKREIPDSQPTCIQNTETKFEIEPKEEKIDVDVFERKIKVEPRSRNQVIASAPATPSRYPDLVERLESKVLTDNCDDTLVLLGTDGNLGSSGFFDETLELSHEDIQKTLSANMPTCELDRNGVRHTDTANVMVSGIDTMDFIDSCEVVASPATGVDDNVFVNLDAFDMLGDFPELEVLDPNAISTNPVVSRKPFGKQSFFLNFQPLCESKSPVAEDSNETKMQTDSNGEGTLNITDYSPEWAYPEGGAKVLVAGPWTDTSDQYTVLFDNFPVPSILVQNGLLRCYCPAHEAGLAALQVARGGRVVSDTVVFEYKPNPAPAPSSPASAPLPSLDLRRFSLLQRLQRLQGRLQMKIEPADDNSQIEDVQLYSNPKFEERLVSFCRSLSNRSTGTSEGFTTEPNEDSSTILHLAAALGYTKLTTVLLRWRQDDTSLALEKEVNLGARDSENCTPLMVASAAGHVETAVVLARWAAGTRREAGARGAAHAARRAGHARLAALLDRIHPPAKDGVFLRPHSLSQKSRAGSLESNLVKRPSIDSGINMADAFRSNSAIDKSESSSSARWERSMSLPLDSDTSEDSLGDSKIGRRMDLALWEQDDRVFTLAEQIIAAMPERIKNESSSLLSGCGLDSGSGGGEDTLMVPLLDDTTTFNSDFTFEFCDNTYRYCGASTPCSSGSVSPGSAALSPPPPSPRSALSHPPLCTTPSATLQEFLNATTHFSNLTLNDREQRELYSAAITIQKAYRQYRGRQLQRRAAAAAITIQNCYRRYKQFAYLKQMHAAATVIQRGYRAMRARRMATTPIKRTYSQRRQNQAARKIQQFMRQSKIKLQNARAESVRGARRSPDVRQNSLQRITNTPPTPNRIVDYLAPESPMNVDEDLLLELLFKI
- the Camta gene encoding calmodulin-binding transcription activator 1 isoform X9 codes for the protein MLLYSRKKVRYRRDGYCWKKRKDGKTTREDHMKLKVQGTECIYGCYVHSAILPTFHRRCYWLLQNPDIVLVHYLNVPYPDDNKLATVAPSLALWADKKEWTKDELVCQLKPMFFSEDDPDHNNDLEISGKMFQTSETVEVIVTQLMEKQRAARAAALARQLECGCPDSTCNDSRNCAHPMRRVQAAKPPPSDHQVSSTTGPSPRPMSHPPRQYTRDHRPAQQSASPLLLSLGQIQGGGGLLILNGTSNGTQQNSSLVSPLSVTSFVCEEPRDRYRQQYKPTFVLKREIPDSQPTCIQNTETKFEIEPKEEKIDVDVFERKIKVEPRSRNQVIASAPATPSRYPDLVERLESKVLTDNCDDTLVLLGTDGNLGSSGFFDETLELSHEDIQKTLSANMPTCELDRNGVRHTDTANVMVSGIDTMDFIDSCEVVASPATGVDDNVFVNLDAFDMLGDFPELEVLDPNAISTNPVVSRKPFGKQSFFLNFQPLCESKSPVAEDSNETKMQTDSNGEGTLNITDYSPEWAYPEGGAKVLVAGPWTDTSDQYTVLFDNFPVPSILVQNGLLRCYCPAHEAGLAALQVARGGRVVSDTVVFEYKPNPAPAPSSPASAPLPSLDLRRFSLLQRLQRLQGRLQMKIEPADDNSQIEDVQLYSNPKFEERLVSFCRSLSNRSTGTSEGFTTEPNEDSSTILHLAAALGYTKLTTVLLRWRQDDTSLALEKEVNLGARDSENCTPLMVASAAGHVETAVVLARWAAGTRREAGARGAAHAARRAGHARLAALLDRIHPPAKDGVFLRPHSLSQKSRAGSLESNLVKRPSIDSGINMADAFRSNSAIDKSESSSSARWERSMSLPLDSDTSEDSLGDSKIGRRMDLALCSTAPRPRSPDVDVEALSPPAPPAGEQDDRVFTLAEQIIAAMPERIKNESSSLLSGCGLDSGSGGGEDTLMVPLLDDTTTFNSDFTFEFCDNTYRYCGASTPCSSGSVSPGSAALSPPPPSPRSALSHPPLCTTPSATLQEFLNATTHFSNLTLNDREQRELYSAAITIQKAYRQYRGRQLQRRAAAAAITIQNCYRRYKQFAYLKQMHAAATVIQRGYRAMRARRMATTPIKRTYSQRRQNQAARKIQQFMRQSKIKLQNARAESVRGARRSPDVRQNSLQRITNTPPTPNRIVDYLAPESPMNVDEDLLLELLFKI
- the Camta gene encoding calmodulin-binding transcription activator 2 isoform X5 — translated: MLLYSRKKVRYRRDGYCWKKRKDGKTTREDHMKLKVQGTECIYGCYVHSAILPTFHRRCYWLLQNPDIVLVHYLNVPYPDDNKLATVAPSLALWADKKEWTKDELVCQLKPMFFSEDDPDHNNDLEISGKMFQTSETVEVIVTQLMEKQRAARAAALARQLECGCPDSTCNDSRNCAHPMRRVQAAKPPPSDHQVSSTTGPSPRPMSHPPRQYTRDHRPAQQSASPLLLSLGQIQGGGGLLILNGTSNGTQQNSSLVSPLSVTSFVCEEPRDRYRQQYKPTFVLKREIPDSQPTCIQNTETKFEIEPKEEKIDVDVFERKIKVEPRSRNQVIASAPATPSRYPDLVERLESKVLTDNCDDTLVLLGTDGNLGSSGFFDETLELSHEDIQKTLSANMPTCELDRNGVRHTDTANVMVSGIDTMDFIDSCEVVASPATGVDDNVFVNLDAFDMLGDFPELEVLDPNAISTNPVPLCESKSPVAEDSNETKMQTDSNGEGTLNITDYSPEWAYPEGGAKVLVAGPWTDTSDQYTVLFDNFPVPSILVQNGLLRCYCPAHEAGLAALQVARGGRVVSDTVVFEYKPNPAPAPSSPASAPLPSLDLRRFSLLQRLQRLQGRLQMKIEPADDNSQIEDVQLYSNPKFEERLVSFCRSLSNRSTGTSEGFTTEPNEDSSTILHLAAALGYTKLTTVLLRWRQDDTSLALEKEVNLGARDSENCTPLMVASAAGHVETAVVLARWAAGTRREAGARGAAHAARRAGHARLAALLDRIHPPAKDGVFLRPHSLSQKSRAGSLESNLVKRPSIDSGINMADAFRSNSAIDKSESSSSARWERSMSLPLDSDTSEDSLGDSKIGRRMDLALCSTAPRPRSPDVDVEALSPPAPPAGEQDDRVFTLAEQIIAAMPERIKNESSSLLSGCGLDSGSGGGEDTLMVPLLDDTTTFNSDFTFEFCDNTYRYCGASTPCSSGSVSPGSAALSPPPPSPRSALSHPPLCTTPSATLQEFLNATTHFSNLTLNDREQRELYSAAITIQKAYRQYRGRQLQRRAAAAAITIQNCYRRYKQFAYLKQMHAAATVIQRGYRAMRARRMATTPIKRTYSQRRQNQAARKIQQFMRQSKIKLQNARAESVRGARRSPDVRQNSLQRITNTPPTPNRIVDYLAPESPMNVDEDLLLELLFKI
- the Camta gene encoding calmodulin-binding transcription activator 1 isoform X2; its protein translation is MLLYSRKKVRYRRDGYCWKKRKDGKTTREDHMKLKVQGTECIYGCYVHSAILPTFHRRCYWLLQNPDIVLVHYLNVPYPDDNKLATVAPSLALWADKKEWTKDELVCQLKPMFFSEDDPDHNNDLEISTSETVEVIVTQLMEKQRAARAAALARQLECGCPDSTCNDSRNCAHPMRRVQAAKPPPSDHQVSSTTGPSPRPMSHPPRQYTRDHRPAQQSASPLLLSLGQIQGGGGLLILNGTSNGTQQNSSLVSPLSVTSFVCEEPRDRYRQQYKPTFVLKREIPDSQPTCIQNTETKFEIEPKEEKIDVDVFERKIKVEPRSRNQVIASAPATPSRYPDLVERLESKVLTDNCDDTLVLLGTDGNLGSSGFFDETLELSHEDIQKTLSANMPTCELDRNGVRHTDTANVMVSGIDTMDFIDSCEVVASPATGVDDNVFVNLDAFDMLGDFPELEVLDPNAISTNPVVSRKPFGKQSFFLNFQPLCESKSPVAEDSNETKMQTDSNGEGTLNITDYSPEWAYPEGGAKVLVAGPWTDTSDQYTVLFDNFPVPSILVQNGLLRCYCPAHEAGLAALQVARGGRVVSDTVVFEYKPNPAPAPSSPASAPLPSLDLRRFSLLQRLQRLQGRLQMKIEPADDNSQIEDVQLYSNPKFEERLVSFCRSLSNRSTGTSEGFTTEPNEDSSTILHLAAALGYTKLTTVLLRWRQDDTSLALEKEVNLGARDSENCTPLMVASAAGHVETAVVLARWAAGTRREAGARGAAHAARRAGHARLAALLDRIHPPAKDGVFLRPHSLSQKSRAGSLESNLVKRPSIDSGINMADAFRSNSAIDKSESSSSARWERSMSLPLDSDTSEDSLGDSKIGRRMDLALCSTAPRPRSPDVDVEALSPPAPPAGEQDDRVFTLAEQIIAAMPERIKNESSSLLSGCGLDSGSGGGEDTLMVPLLDDTTTFNSDFTFEFCDNTYRYCGASTPCSSGSVSPGSAALSPPPPSPRSALSHPPLCTTPSATLQEFLNATTHFSNLTLNDREQRELYSAAITIQKAYRQYRGRQLQRRAAAAAITIQNCYRRYKQFAYLKQMHAAATVIQRGYRAMRARRMATTPIKRTYSQRRQNQAARKIQQFMRQSKIKLQNARAESVRGARRSPDVRQNSLQRITNTPPTPNRIVDYLAPESPMNVDEDLLLELLFKI
- the Camta gene encoding calmodulin-binding transcription activator 2 isoform X8; the protein is MLLYSRKKVRYRRDGYCWKKRKDGKTTREDHMKLKVQGTECIYGCYVHSAILPTFHRRCYWLLQNPDIVLVHYLNVPYPDDNKLATVAPSLALWADKKEWTKDELVCQLKPMFFSEDDPDHNNDLEISGKMFQTSETVEVIVTQLMEKQRAARAAALARQLECGCPDSTCNDSRNCAHPMRRVQAAKPPPSDHQVSSTTGPSPRPMSHPPRQYTRDHRPAQQSASPLLLSLGQIQGGGGLLILNGTSNGTQQNSSLVSPLSVTSFVCEEPRDRYRQQYKPTFVLKREIPDSQPTCIQNTETKFEIEPKEEKIDVDVFERKIKVEPRSRNQVIASAPATPSRYPDLVERLESKVLTDNCDDTLVLLGTDGNLGSSGFFDETLELSHEDIQKTLSANMPTCELDRNGVRHTDTANVMVSGIDTMDFIDSCEVVASPATGVDDNVFVNLDAFDMLGDFPELEVLDPNAISTNPVPLCESKSPVAEDSNETKMQTDSNGEGTLNITDYSPEWAYPEGGAKVLVAGPWTDTSDQYTVLFDNFPVPSILVQNGLLRCYCPAHEAGLAALQVARGGRVVSDTVVFEYKPNPAPAPSSPASAPLPSLDLRRFSLLQRLQRLQGRLQMKIEPADDNSQIEDVQLYSNPKFEERLVSFCRSLSNRSTGTSEGFTTEPNEDSSTILHLAAALGYTKLTTVLLRWRQDDTSLALEKEVNLGARDSENCTPLMVASAAGHVETAVVLARWAAGTRREAGARGAAHAARRAGHARLAALLDRIHPPAKDGVFLRPHSLSQKSRAGSLESNLVKRPSIDSGINMADAFRSNSAIDKSESSSSARWERSMSLPLDSDTSEDSLGDSKIGRRMDLALWEQDDRVFTLAEQIIAAMPERIKNESSSLLSGCGLDSGSGGGEDTLMVPLLDDTTTFNSDFTFEFCDNTYRYCGASTPCSSGSVSPGSAALSPPPPSPRSALSHPPLCTTPSATLQEFLNATTHFSNLTLNDREQRELYSAAITIQKAYRQYRGRQLQRRAAAAAITIQNCYRRYKQFAYLKQMHAAATVIQRGYRAMRARRMATTPIKRTYSQRRQNQAARKIQQFMRQSKIKLQNARAESVRGARRSPDVRQNSLQRITNTPPTPNRIVDYLAPESPMNVDEDLLLELLFKI